From Bradyrhizobium symbiodeficiens, the proteins below share one genomic window:
- a CDS encoding ATP-binding protein: MTSFGRVISVRGSLARVGLLAESQMPISEVRATVGRFVSIRSSSSVIVAMITEVSCENLSSSDNYIAVASVDLLGEILNASDKPKFQRGVTNYPTIGDAVDLITSQELRTIYAPTGSDQINVGFLQQDRSVVAYVDVEEMLSKHFAVLGSTGVGKSTGVSLLLNEILKARPNLRIFLLDVHNEYGRCFGDRALVLNPRNLKLPFWLFNFEEIVDVLFGGRAGVPEELDILAEVIPLAKGVYTQYQNADRIGLKRIDPKQIGYTVDTPVPYRLVDLLSLIDERMGKLENRSSRIIYHKLISRIEAVRNDPRYTFMFDNANVGGDTMAEVISLLFRLPANGKPMTVMQLAGFPAEVIDSVVSVLCRMAFDFGLWSDGVSPLLFVCEEAHRYASADRNVGFGPTRKAVSRIAKEGRKYGVYLGLITQRPAELDATIISQCNTLFTMRLANERDQALLRAAVSDAAANLLSFVPSLGTREVLAFGEGVALPTRLRFKEVPPHQLPRGEATISSVPSVTSGHDMHFVSAVLERWRGATSQRDVPNDPVFSAPPAKTLSNVEAPMLQPSMGLDPDRFSLLKKPLR; encoded by the coding sequence GTGACATCCTTTGGACGTGTGATTTCGGTTCGCGGATCGCTCGCCCGGGTCGGGCTGCTGGCGGAAAGCCAGATGCCTATCTCGGAAGTTCGAGCGACCGTCGGCCGCTTCGTCAGTATTCGCAGCTCCAGTTCGGTCATCGTCGCGATGATCACCGAGGTGTCCTGCGAGAACCTGTCGAGCAGCGACAATTATATCGCTGTTGCCTCGGTCGACCTGCTCGGCGAGATCCTCAACGCCAGCGACAAGCCGAAATTCCAGCGCGGCGTCACCAACTATCCGACCATCGGCGATGCCGTCGATCTGATTACCAGCCAGGAGCTGCGCACGATCTACGCGCCGACCGGCTCGGACCAGATCAATGTCGGCTTCCTCCAGCAGGACCGCTCGGTCGTCGCCTATGTCGATGTCGAGGAAATGCTGTCCAAGCATTTTGCGGTGCTGGGGTCGACCGGCGTCGGTAAATCCACCGGCGTGTCACTGCTGCTCAACGAGATCCTGAAGGCGCGTCCCAACCTGCGCATCTTCCTGCTCGACGTGCACAACGAATATGGCCGCTGCTTCGGCGACCGCGCGCTGGTGCTCAACCCGCGAAACCTGAAGCTGCCGTTCTGGCTGTTCAATTTCGAGGAAATCGTCGACGTGCTGTTCGGCGGCCGCGCCGGCGTGCCCGAGGAGCTCGACATCCTGGCCGAGGTGATCCCGCTCGCCAAGGGCGTCTACACCCAATACCAGAACGCCGACCGCATCGGCCTCAAGCGCATCGATCCCAAGCAGATCGGCTACACCGTCGACACCCCCGTGCCGTACCGCCTCGTGGACCTGTTGTCGCTGATCGACGAGCGGATGGGCAAGCTCGAGAACCGCTCCTCGCGCATCATCTATCACAAGCTGATCTCGCGCATCGAGGCCGTGCGCAACGATCCGCGCTACACCTTCATGTTCGACAACGCCAATGTCGGCGGCGACACCATGGCCGAAGTCATCAGCCTGCTGTTCCGTCTCCCCGCCAACGGCAAGCCGATGACGGTGATGCAACTCGCCGGCTTCCCGGCCGAGGTGATCGATTCCGTCGTCTCGGTGCTCTGCCGCATGGCCTTCGATTTCGGACTGTGGAGCGACGGTGTCTCGCCACTGCTGTTCGTCTGCGAGGAAGCGCATCGCTACGCCTCCGCGGACCGCAACGTCGGATTCGGGCCAACCCGCAAGGCGGTGTCACGCATCGCCAAGGAAGGCCGCAAATACGGCGTCTATCTCGGTCTCATCACTCAGCGTCCGGCCGAGCTCGATGCCACCATCATCTCCCAGTGCAACACGCTGTTCACGATGCGGCTTGCCAACGAGCGCGACCAGGCGCTGCTGCGCGCCGCAGTGTCGGACGCCGCCGCGAACCTGCTCTCCTTCGTGCCCTCGCTGGGCACGCGTGAAGTGCTGGCCTTCGGCGAAGGCGTCGCGCTGCCGACCCGGCTGCGCTTCAAGGAGGTGCCACCGCACCAATTGCCGCGCGGCGAGGCCACCATCAGCAGCGTGCCATCGGTCACCTCCGGCCACGACATGCATTTCGTCAGCGCCGTGCTCGAACGCTGGCGCGGCGCCACCTCGCAGCGCGACGTGCCGAACGATCCGGTGTTTTCGGCTCCGCCCGCCAAGACGCTCTCCAACGTCGAGGCCCCGATGCTGCAGCCCTCAATGGGGCTCGATCCGGACCGCTTCTCGCTTTTGAAGAAACCGCTGCGGTAG
- a CDS encoding catechol 2,3-dioxygenase → MQPEPILDLAHLGHMELLTPKPDESLKFFVDVMGMTVSGQKGDSVYLRGWDDYERYSLKLTASKTSGMEHMALRARSQQALERRVAALKGSGFDIGWIDGDMGQGPTFRCRDPDGHIVELYYETEWYQAPPELKPALKNQAQRFPARGVNVRRLDHLNCLAVDIKANREFFENYLGCRLTEQIVLNDGREAAMWLTMSNKSYDFAYSLDHSGTPGRFHHVTYALDSREEILRAADIFLENGIHIETGPHKHAIQQTFFLYVYEPGGNRVEVANAGARLILAPDWKPIVWTEEERKKGQAWGLKTIESFHTHGTPPVEMKKHG, encoded by the coding sequence ATGCAGCCCGAACCGATCCTCGATCTCGCCCATCTCGGTCATATGGAATTGCTGACGCCGAAGCCCGACGAGAGCCTGAAATTCTTCGTCGACGTCATGGGCATGACCGTGAGCGGGCAGAAGGGTGACTCCGTTTACCTGCGCGGCTGGGACGATTACGAGCGCTATTCGCTCAAGCTGACGGCGTCCAAGACCTCGGGCATGGAGCACATGGCACTACGCGCGCGCAGCCAGCAGGCGCTGGAGCGCCGGGTCGCCGCGCTGAAGGGCTCCGGCTTCGACATCGGCTGGATCGACGGCGACATGGGACAAGGGCCGACCTTCCGCTGCCGCGATCCCGACGGCCACATCGTCGAGCTCTATTACGAGACCGAATGGTATCAGGCGCCGCCGGAGCTGAAACCCGCGCTGAAGAACCAGGCGCAGCGCTTTCCCGCACGCGGGGTCAATGTTCGCCGGCTCGATCACCTCAACTGCCTCGCCGTCGACATCAAAGCGAACCGCGAATTCTTCGAGAATTACCTCGGCTGCCGCCTCACCGAGCAGATCGTCCTCAACGACGGACGTGAAGCCGCGATGTGGCTGACGATGTCGAACAAGAGCTACGATTTCGCCTATTCGCTCGACCATTCCGGCACGCCCGGCCGCTTTCACCACGTCACCTACGCGCTCGACAGCCGCGAGGAGATTCTCCGCGCTGCCGACATCTTCCTGGAGAATGGCATCCACATCGAGACCGGCCCGCACAAACACGCGATTCAGCAGACCTTCTTTCTCTATGTCTACGAGCCCGGCGGCAACCGCGTCGAGGTCGCCAATGCCGGCGCCCGCCTGATCCTCGCGCCGGACTGGAAGCCGATCGTGTGGACCGAGGAGGAGCGCAAGAAGGGTCAGGCCTGGGGGCTGAAGACGATCGAGTCCTTCCACACCCACGGCACGCCGCCGGTGGAGATGAAGAAGCACGGGTGA